One Mugil cephalus isolate CIBA_MC_2020 chromosome 10, CIBA_Mcephalus_1.1, whole genome shotgun sequence genomic window carries:
- the nr2f2 gene encoding COUP transcription factor 2 isoform X2 translates to MAMVVWRGSQDDVADTQGTLSSQTQGGLSLPTPQPGQLNLTASQVAPPTPQTPVQGPPNNTQSTPTNQTTQQSEKQPQHIECVVCGDKSSGKHYGQFTCEGCKSFFKRSVRRNLTYTCRANRNCPIDQHHRNQCQYCRLKKCLKVGMRREAVQRGRVPPTQPHHGQFALTNGDPLHCHSYLSGYISLLLRAEPYPTSRYGSQCMQPNNIMGIENICELAARMLFSAVEWARNIPFFPDLQITDQVALLRLTWSELFVLNAAQCSMPLHVAPLLAAAGLHASPMSADRVVAFMDHIRIFQEQVEKLKALHVDSAEYSCLKAIVLFTTDACGLSDVAHVESLQEKSQCALEEYVRSQYPNQPTRFGKLLLRLPSLRTVSSSVIEQLFFVRLVGKTPIETLIRDMLLSGSSFNWPYMSIQ, encoded by the exons ATGGCAATGGTAGTGTGGAGAGGCTCCCAGGACGATGTGGCTGACACCCAAGGCACCCTTTCCTCGCAGACCCAAGGAGGACTATCTCTTCCCACCCCTCAACCAGGCCAGTTGAATCTGACAGCCTCTCAGGTCGCCCCTCCGACCCCTCAGACTCCGGTCCAAGGACCCCCGAACAACACACAGTCCACGCCGACGAACCAGACGACGCAGCAGTCGGAGAAGCAGCCACAGCACATTGAATGCGTGGTGTGTGGGGATAAATCTAGTGGCAAACACTACGGCCAGTTTACTTGCGAGGGCTGCAAAAGCTTCTTCAAACGGAGCGTACGACGGAACCTCACTTACACATGCCGTGCCAACAGGAATTGTCCAATCGACCAACACCACCGCAATCAGTGTCAGTACTGCCGCCTCAAAAAATGCCTTAAAGTCGGCATGAGACGGGAAG CCGTGCAAAGGGGACGGGTGCCACCCACACAGCCACACCACGGTCAGTTCGCCTTGACAAATGGAGACCCACTCCACTGCCATTCCTACTTATCCGGATATATCTCTCTTCTGTTGAGAGCGGAGCCCTACCCGACGTCCCGGTATGGCAGCCAGTGCATGCAACCCAACAACATAATGGGCATCGAGAACATTTGTGAACTAGCAGCCAGGATGCTCTTCAGTGCCGTGGAGTGGGCCAGGAATATTCCCTTCTTTCCAGACCTTCAGATCACCGACCAGGTGGCTCTGCTGAGGTTGACGTGGAGTGAGTTATTTGTGCTCAACGCGGCGCAGTGCTCCATGCCCCTGCATGTGGCTCCTCTCCTGGCGGCGGCTGGCCTTCACGCCTCCCCCATGTCTGCGGACAGAGTGGTGGCCTTTATGGACCACATTAGGATCTTCCAAGAACAAGTGGAGAAGCTCAAAGCTTTGCACGTTGACTCTGCTGAATATAGCTGCTTAAAGGCAATTGTGCTCTTCACCACAG aTGCTTGTGGGCTCTCAGATGTGGCCCATGTGGAAAGTTTGCAGGAGAAGTCCCAGTGCGCCCTGGAGGAATATGTCCGGAGCCAGTATCCCAACCAGCCAACACGGTTTGGGAAGTTGTTACTTCGCTTGCCTTCCCTCCGCACAGTCTCTTCCTCGGTCATAGAACAATTATTTTTCGTCCGATTGGTAGGTAAAACCCCAATTGAAACTCTCATCAGGGATATGTTGCTTTCGGGGAGCAGTTTTAACTGGCCTTACATGTCAATTCAGTAA
- the nr2f2 gene encoding COUP transcription factor 2 isoform X1, protein MAMVVWRGSQDDVADTQGTLSSQTQGGLSLPTPQPGQLNLTASQVAPPTPQTPVQGPPNNTQSTPTNQTTQQSEKQPQHIECVVCGDKSSGKHYGQFTCEGCKSFFKRSVRRNLTYTCRANRNCPIDQHHRNQCQYCRLKKCLKVGMRREVSLFTAAVQRGRVPPTQPHHGQFALTNGDPLHCHSYLSGYISLLLRAEPYPTSRYGSQCMQPNNIMGIENICELAARMLFSAVEWARNIPFFPDLQITDQVALLRLTWSELFVLNAAQCSMPLHVAPLLAAAGLHASPMSADRVVAFMDHIRIFQEQVEKLKALHVDSAEYSCLKAIVLFTTDACGLSDVAHVESLQEKSQCALEEYVRSQYPNQPTRFGKLLLRLPSLRTVSSSVIEQLFFVRLVGKTPIETLIRDMLLSGSSFNWPYMSIQ, encoded by the exons ATGGCAATGGTAGTGTGGAGAGGCTCCCAGGACGATGTGGCTGACACCCAAGGCACCCTTTCCTCGCAGACCCAAGGAGGACTATCTCTTCCCACCCCTCAACCAGGCCAGTTGAATCTGACAGCCTCTCAGGTCGCCCCTCCGACCCCTCAGACTCCGGTCCAAGGACCCCCGAACAACACACAGTCCACGCCGACGAACCAGACGACGCAGCAGTCGGAGAAGCAGCCACAGCACATTGAATGCGTGGTGTGTGGGGATAAATCTAGTGGCAAACACTACGGCCAGTTTACTTGCGAGGGCTGCAAAAGCTTCTTCAAACGGAGCGTACGACGGAACCTCACTTACACATGCCGTGCCAACAGGAATTGTCCAATCGACCAACACCACCGCAATCAGTGTCAGTACTGCCGCCTCAAAAAATGCCTTAAAGTCGGCATGAGACGGGAAG TTTCTCTTTTTACTGCAGCCGTGCAAAGGGGACGGGTGCCACCCACACAGCCACACCACGGTCAGTTCGCCTTGACAAATGGAGACCCACTCCACTGCCATTCCTACTTATCCGGATATATCTCTCTTCTGTTGAGAGCGGAGCCCTACCCGACGTCCCGGTATGGCAGCCAGTGCATGCAACCCAACAACATAATGGGCATCGAGAACATTTGTGAACTAGCAGCCAGGATGCTCTTCAGTGCCGTGGAGTGGGCCAGGAATATTCCCTTCTTTCCAGACCTTCAGATCACCGACCAGGTGGCTCTGCTGAGGTTGACGTGGAGTGAGTTATTTGTGCTCAACGCGGCGCAGTGCTCCATGCCCCTGCATGTGGCTCCTCTCCTGGCGGCGGCTGGCCTTCACGCCTCCCCCATGTCTGCGGACAGAGTGGTGGCCTTTATGGACCACATTAGGATCTTCCAAGAACAAGTGGAGAAGCTCAAAGCTTTGCACGTTGACTCTGCTGAATATAGCTGCTTAAAGGCAATTGTGCTCTTCACCACAG aTGCTTGTGGGCTCTCAGATGTGGCCCATGTGGAAAGTTTGCAGGAGAAGTCCCAGTGCGCCCTGGAGGAATATGTCCGGAGCCAGTATCCCAACCAGCCAACACGGTTTGGGAAGTTGTTACTTCGCTTGCCTTCCCTCCGCACAGTCTCTTCCTCGGTCATAGAACAATTATTTTTCGTCCGATTGGTAGGTAAAACCCCAATTGAAACTCTCATCAGGGATATGTTGCTTTCGGGGAGCAGTTTTAACTGGCCTTACATGTCAATTCAGTAA